A genomic segment from Desulfurispirillum indicum S5 encodes:
- a CDS encoding acyl-CoA dehydrogenase family protein, whose protein sequence is MARIFKGGEYLITEMDPADIFTPEDFTDEQRQIADTTQQFVTNDVIPHIDEIEQQNFDLVVELMGKAGELGLLMTDASEEEGGLELDKATSMLVAEKIAPAGSFSVAFAAHTGIGTLPLIYYGTAEQKERYLSRIITGEWMSAYCLTEPGSGSDALGAQATAVLSEDGKYYILNGTKQFITNGGFAQLFTVFAKIDKEHFTAFLVEKDFEGLEIGAEEKKLGIKGSSTTQVILNNCRIPVENLLGEIGKGHKIAFNVLNVGRFKLGAAVSGAAKMALQEGIKYANERKQFGRPISSFGAISEKIANMTADIFAAESLIYRLAGLLDNKLATIEKGIDNYYEEYQKGIEEYAPECGIAKVFCSEVLARTVDEVLQIHGGYGFVSEYPAERFYRDERINRIFEGTNEINRLLVPGMILRKAMKGELPLQSEAMKAFEQLMTPSFEELDENDPFAREKQLVKNLKNLFLILSGAAVQKYMDKLQDEQEILLAAADLCIQIFALESVLKRVEKAQSSQISAQKKELMAATLKICAFSACEAAGAAAQRGAFYAEEGDTLTMILSGIRRFAKYDATGLLQAKRALAATAIEQEKYIF, encoded by the coding sequence ATGGCACGAATTTTCAAAGGCGGCGAATACCTGATCACCGAGATGGATCCCGCAGATATCTTTACTCCCGAAGACTTTACCGATGAGCAGCGACAGATTGCCGATACCACGCAGCAGTTTGTCACCAACGATGTCATTCCCCATATTGACGAGATCGAACAGCAGAACTTTGATCTGGTCGTGGAGCTGATGGGCAAAGCTGGTGAGCTTGGCCTCCTGATGACCGACGCCTCCGAGGAAGAGGGCGGACTGGAGCTGGACAAGGCCACCAGCATGCTGGTGGCGGAGAAAATTGCTCCCGCCGGCAGCTTTTCGGTGGCCTTTGCCGCCCATACCGGCATCGGCACGCTGCCCCTCATCTACTATGGCACAGCGGAGCAGAAAGAGCGCTACCTGTCCCGAATCATCACCGGCGAGTGGATGTCCGCCTACTGCCTGACCGAGCCTGGTTCCGGTTCCGACGCCCTGGGCGCTCAGGCCACGGCCGTGCTGTCCGAGGATGGCAAGTACTACATCCTCAACGGCACCAAACAGTTCATCACCAATGGCGGTTTTGCCCAGCTCTTTACGGTCTTCGCCAAGATCGACAAGGAGCACTTCACCGCGTTCCTGGTGGAAAAGGATTTTGAAGGGCTGGAGATTGGCGCCGAGGAGAAGAAACTCGGCATCAAGGGCTCTTCCACCACCCAGGTTATTCTCAATAACTGCAGGATCCCCGTGGAAAACCTGCTGGGAGAGATCGGCAAGGGCCATAAAATTGCCTTTAACGTCCTCAATGTGGGCCGCTTCAAGCTGGGTGCCGCCGTGAGCGGCGCGGCCAAGATGGCTTTGCAGGAGGGCATCAAGTATGCCAATGAGCGCAAGCAGTTCGGCAGGCCCATCAGCTCCTTTGGTGCCATCAGCGAAAAGATTGCCAATATGACCGCTGATATCTTCGCCGCCGAAAGCCTGATCTATCGTCTGGCCGGCCTGCTGGATAACAAGCTGGCCACCATTGAGAAGGGCATTGACAATTATTACGAAGAGTATCAGAAGGGCATTGAGGAGTATGCTCCCGAATGCGGTATCGCCAAGGTCTTCTGCAGCGAGGTGCTGGCGCGAACCGTCGACGAAGTGCTGCAGATTCACGGTGGTTACGGGTTTGTCAGTGAATATCCGGCAGAGCGTTTTTACCGAGATGAGCGCATTAACCGGATCTTTGAAGGAACCAACGAAATCAACCGTCTGCTGGTTCCCGGCATGATCCTGCGCAAGGCCATGAAGGGAGAGCTTCCCCTGCAGAGTGAAGCCATGAAAGCCTTTGAACAGCTGATGACTCCTTCCTTCGAAGAGCTTGACGAAAATGACCCCTTTGCCCGTGAGAAGCAGCTGGTGAAGAACCTGAAAAACCTCTTCCTGATCCTCTCCGGTGCGGCGGTACAGAAGTACATGGACAAGCTTCAGGATGAGCAGGAGATTCTGCTGGCCGCCGCCGACCTCTGCATTCAGATTTTCGCTCTGGAGAGCGTACTGAAGCGGGTGGAGAAGGCCCAGTCCAGCCAGATCAGCGCCCAGAAGAAGGAACTGATGGCGGCAACCCTGAAGATCTGCGCCTTCAGCGCCTGTGAAGCAGCGGGAGCAGCCGCGCAGCGCGGTGCCTTCTATGCGGAGGAGGGTGATACGCTGACCATGATCCTTTCCGGTATCCGACGCTTTGCCAAGTACGACGCTACCGGGTTGCTGCAGGCCAAGCGTGCCCTGGCGGCAACTGCCATTGAACAGGAAAAGTATATCTTCTGA
- a CDS encoding acetyl-CoA C-acyltransferase, translating into MKTAYILAAYRTPGCRAKKGMFKDMRPDDLAAAAIKGLVERTGIDGNDVEDIILGCAFPEGEQGMNFARVAAMKAGLPYQVPGQTVNRFCSSGLQTIAQAAERIMAGFGDCIIAGGAESMTMVPMGGNKYSANPDLVSNWPEAYASMGITAEKVAEQFNIGREDQDAFAVASHRKAADAIASGRFTDEILPVEVEQVSLAGSKVQRKKEVVSVDDGVRADTTLEGLAKLKPVFRMGGSVTAGNSSQMTDGAAVALVVSEAYLKKISKDPIARYVSFVVRGVAPEIMGIGPVAAIPAALAMAGLKQSDLGLIELNEAFAAQSLAVVRELGLNPDIINVNGGAIALGHPLGCSGAKLTATLLAEMGRRKERFGMVSMCIGGGMGAAGIFERL; encoded by the coding sequence ATGAAGACAGCATACATACTGGCGGCCTACCGGACTCCCGGCTGCCGCGCGAAAAAAGGCATGTTCAAGGACATGCGCCCCGACGATCTGGCCGCCGCCGCTATCAAAGGGCTGGTGGAGCGCACGGGTATTGATGGAAACGATGTGGAAGATATTATCCTCGGCTGCGCCTTTCCCGAGGGCGAACAGGGCATGAACTTTGCCCGTGTGGCTGCCATGAAGGCGGGGCTGCCCTACCAGGTGCCTGGTCAGACGGTGAACCGTTTCTGTTCTTCGGGCCTGCAGACCATTGCTCAGGCAGCGGAGCGCATCATGGCCGGCTTTGGTGACTGCATTATCGCCGGCGGTGCCGAGTCCATGACCATGGTTCCCATGGGCGGAAACAAGTACAGCGCCAACCCCGATCTGGTGAGCAACTGGCCCGAAGCCTACGCCTCCATGGGCATAACCGCAGAGAAAGTAGCCGAGCAGTTCAACATCGGCCGCGAAGACCAGGACGCCTTTGCGGTGGCCAGCCATCGAAAGGCCGCCGATGCCATCGCCTCCGGGCGCTTCACGGATGAGATTCTGCCCGTGGAAGTGGAGCAGGTGAGCCTGGCTGGCAGCAAGGTGCAGAGAAAGAAGGAAGTGGTCAGTGTTGACGATGGTGTGCGGGCGGATACTACCCTGGAGGGCCTGGCAAAGCTGAAGCCCGTCTTCCGCATGGGAGGATCGGTTACCGCCGGCAACTCTTCGCAGATGACCGATGGGGCCGCTGTGGCCCTGGTGGTTTCCGAAGCGTACCTGAAGAAGATATCCAAGGACCCCATTGCCCGTTATGTCAGTTTTGTCGTACGGGGAGTGGCACCGGAGATCATGGGAATCGGCCCCGTGGCGGCCATTCCCGCTGCCCTGGCAATGGCCGGCCTGAAACAGAGCGACCTGGGGCTCATTGAGCTCAACGAGGCCTTTGCCGCCCAGTCGCTGGCCGTGGTGCGCGAACTCGGACTGAACCCGGACATCATCAACGTCAATGGTGGAGCCATTGCCCTGGGCCATCCCCTGGGCTGTTCCGGCGCCAAGCTCACCGCCACACTGCTGGCCGAAATGGGACGCCGCAAGGAACGCTTCGGCATGGTTTCCATGTGTATTGGCGGCGGCATGGGCGCAGCAGGTATCTTTGAGCGCCTGTAG